The genomic stretch ACGCCTGCAAGAGAAAGTAGATTTGCAAAGTTCATATGTTAGCTCCCTGCTTTCTTAAAAATCCAGAATGGATTGCAGTCAACTACATGTTTATTATATCTTTCAAGGACATGTATTGTAAATATACATATAATACTAGCTGATGAGGCTGTCGTAATATGAGACGGATGAGTTGTTTCAGTACATACTACTCCAAATAGTGCAGAAAAAACAATGCAAATAAGTATACACAGTCCTAACATGGTTGTGCTTTCAGAAGAAAGACCGATGGTTATTGCATACATCGCAGCGGTAATCGCATATGTCGTTTCTGCGGGAGTCCCGTTACGAAACCAGTATTCCAAGAATAAAGGTAGTAAAGGGAGAAGCATATGGAGTATTATACATGTTAAAAAATTACACCATTCGTCAGACAGAGTTGGAAATCTTTTTGCCAAGCTGAATACCTCCGTGGTTTTGGAGGTATTGCAAAAGGAGTTAATTGTCTAGAATCTAACGCAACAAACTATCATTTTTGGTGTTTTTTCCGCGGTGGTATGTTTTTAACGATGGCCTCAGCCCTCCCATCTGTGTGTTGCAGCTGCATTACTAGCGTTTCTAACATTCCTAATGCAATATAAATGTCTAACATGCTAGGCTGATGTCCTCTGTGCATAACTCCATGCCCGACTTCAAGTACTTTATTTAATAAATCAACTTGTACCTTTGACAAGTAACCATCATTTTGCATTTTAGCAAAATTGGCTTTGAAGCTTCCGTTATCTTTTACGAATTCAATCATTAATAACTCAAGAGTTGCTCGAATCGCCATCGCTGCGAGCATTGGCTTTTCGTTGTTTACAGCAAAATAGAGTTCTTGAATCAGTTCAAATGAAGGGTCAAGGTTGGGTAGGTTGAAATCGAGTACACCGTGTTTTCTTTTCCGAATGCTAAAAATTTGTTGCATCTGTTTTTCAAACTTAGGGTATTGAGTAAAAGTTATAGCTTCTTCTGGAAAATCTTCTGAGGAGTACGATTGATGAATAAGATATACGGTTTTGCAGCCATTACACATCACCAATGTGTATTTATTGTAGAAATACATACTGTTATACTCGTCGAAGTCATCAGTTTCTTCAAATTCTTTATCAAAAAGTTCAGTGCAATACCGATGCCCACGGCATGTCGTGCAGTTAACCATATCGGTTTTGTTCCATTTACTCATTATGATTGCCCAATAGAAAATTTTTGAAGTGGAGTTTTGAGGGGGGCGATATTTATCTTATGTATCAGTATATT from Halodesulfovibrio sp. MK-HDV encodes the following:
- a CDS encoding DUF4145 domain-containing protein; amino-acid sequence: MSKWNKTDMVNCTTCRGHRYCTELFDKEFEETDDFDEYNSMYFYNKYTLVMCNGCKTVYLIHQSYSSEDFPEEAITFTQYPKFEKQMQQIFSIRKRKHGVLDFNLPNLDPSFELIQELYFAVNNEKPMLAAMAIRATLELLMIEFVKDNGSFKANFAKMQNDGYLSKVQVDLLNKVLEVGHGVMHRGHQPSMLDIYIALGMLETLVMQLQHTDGRAEAIVKNIPPRKKHQK